One window of the Shimwellia blattae DSM 4481 = NBRC 105725 genome contains the following:
- a CDS encoding phage holin family protein — protein sequence MADSRIPQGPGKSVLNTGQRILTLLVGIAETRLRLAIVELEEEKSRLFRLLLATGLTLLFTAFGLMSLLVMIIWAVDPQYRLQVLIWTTAILFVLAIAGGLWTLSAAKRSTLLFHSRQELKKDRDLLEDDQ from the coding sequence ATGGCTGACTCCCGCATACCCCAGGGGCCGGGGAAAAGCGTCCTGAATACCGGCCAGCGCATCTTAACGCTGCTGGTCGGTATTGCTGAAACCCGCCTGAGACTGGCTATCGTTGAGCTCGAAGAAGAGAAATCGCGCCTGTTCCGGCTGTTGCTCGCCACCGGGCTCACGTTACTGTTCACCGCTTTTGGCTTAATGAGCCTGCTGGTAATGATTATCTGGGCAGTCGATCCGCAGTACCGCCTGCAGGTGCTCATCTGGACAACGGCAATTCTCTTTGTCCTTGCCATTGCCGGTGGGCTGTGGACCCTTTCCGCGGCGAAGCGCTCAACACTGCTGTTTCACTCCCGCCAGGAGCTGAAAAAAGACCGCGACCTGCTGGAAGACGATCAATGA
- a CDS encoding YqjK-like family protein: MSTRQQRAAQKASLLEEIHQQRRALHHSSQEWLAATAPLDRGWLRIQHLQTWLVAGSSLMALWGVRHPRFLGRTVKRGIGLWSSWRLIRKALRLTRR, from the coding sequence ATGAGTACCCGCCAGCAACGCGCAGCACAGAAAGCCAGCCTGCTGGAGGAGATCCACCAGCAGCGGCGCGCGCTACACCACAGCAGCCAGGAGTGGCTTGCCGCCACAGCCCCGCTCGACAGGGGCTGGCTCCGCATACAGCACCTGCAAACCTGGCTGGTTGCCGGCAGTAGCCTGATGGCCCTGTGGGGAGTACGCCATCCCCGCTTTCTGGGACGAACCGTAAAGCGCGGTATCGGGCTGTGGAGCAGCTGGCGGCTTATCCGTAAAGCCCTGCGCCTTACCCGCCGTTAA
- the yqjA gene encoding DedA family general envelope maintenance protein YqjA, protein MELLSQLLNALWSQDFDTLANPSMIGMLYFVLFMILFLENGLLPAAFLPGDSLLILVGVLIAKDAMDYVPTIMLLTAAASLGCWLSYIQGRWLGNTRIVQNWLSHLPAHYHQRSHHLFHKHGLSALLIARFIAFVRTLLPTIAGISGLNNMRFQFFNWMSGLLWVLILTSLGYLLGNTPVFHKYEDALMSCLMLLPVVLLVIGLVGSLVVVWKKKYRNNRG, encoded by the coding sequence ATGGAACTTTTATCTCAACTGCTGAATGCATTATGGAGTCAGGATTTTGACACTCTTGCTAATCCGTCGATGATTGGCATGCTCTATTTCGTCCTGTTCATGATTCTGTTTCTGGAAAACGGTCTGCTGCCTGCGGCATTTTTACCCGGCGACAGCCTGCTGATTCTGGTCGGTGTTCTGATAGCCAAAGACGCGATGGACTACGTGCCCACCATCATGCTGCTGACCGCAGCCGCCAGCCTGGGATGCTGGCTCAGCTATATTCAGGGCCGCTGGCTGGGGAACACCAGGATCGTACAAAACTGGCTCTCCCATCTGCCTGCCCATTACCACCAGCGCTCACACCATCTCTTTCATAAACACGGGCTTTCAGCACTCCTGATCGCGCGGTTTATTGCGTTTGTACGTACACTTCTGCCCACCATCGCCGGGATCTCCGGCCTGAATAATATGCGCTTTCAGTTTTTTAACTGGATGAGCGGCCTGCTGTGGGTGCTGATACTCACCTCTCTGGGCTACCTGCTGGGCAACACGCCGGTCTTTCATAAGTACGAAGACGCGCTGATGTCCTGCCTGATGCTGCTGCCGGTCGTGTTACTGGTTATCGGCCTGGTGGGCTCTCTGGTGGTGGTCTGGAAGAAAAAGTACCGTAACAACCGGGGTTAA
- the mzrA gene encoding EnvZ/OmpR regulon moderator MzrA has product MSNRFLLRHLTWLFLCLAIAVAMWSVLQHKEATLEIRATQSGVATPDGFFVWHHLNANGIAFKSITPHKDALLIKFDSAQQSNEARAVLLRSLPQGYVIAQDDNANFADRLLSRLKPESRHLG; this is encoded by the coding sequence ATGAGTAACAGATTTTTATTACGTCACCTGACCTGGTTATTCCTGTGCCTGGCGATTGCCGTGGCGATGTGGTCGGTGTTGCAGCACAAAGAGGCAACCCTGGAGATCCGCGCCACCCAGAGTGGTGTCGCCACACCGGATGGTTTTTTTGTCTGGCACCATCTCAATGCCAACGGCATCGCTTTTAAAAGCATCACGCCACACAAAGACGCGCTGCTGATAAAGTTTGACTCCGCACAACAAAGCAATGAAGCCAGAGCGGTGCTGCTGCGCTCCCTGCCCCAGGGCTACGTGATTGCCCAGGATGATAATGCCAACTTTGCTGACCGCCTGCTCTCCCGCCTTAAGCCGGAGTCCCGCCACCTGGGGTAG
- a CDS encoding glutathione S-transferase family protein — translation MGLLVDGVWQDTWYDTKSTGGRFQRSAAAFRNWLTADGSTGPGGEPGFIAEKNRYHLYVSLACPWAHRTLIVRQLKGLESLVSVSVVHPLMLEHGWTFATDFPGATGDSLYHLDYLYQIYLKADPHYSGRVTVPVLWDKQNQTIVSNESSEIIRMFNTAFDHLGARPGNFYPGELRDQIDELNGWIYDTVNNGVYKAGFATTQEAYSDAVNQVFRSLERLETILSHRRYLTGDQLTEADIRLWTTLVRFDPVYVTHFKCDWQRISDYPNLYGFLRDIYQMPGIAGTVNFDHIRNHYFRSHKTINPTGIISIGPRQDLTAPHGRDRQYA, via the coding sequence ATGGGCTTACTGGTCGATGGTGTCTGGCAGGACACCTGGTACGATACCAAATCAACAGGCGGGCGTTTTCAGCGCTCTGCGGCGGCATTTCGCAACTGGCTGACAGCAGACGGCAGCACCGGTCCCGGTGGCGAGCCGGGCTTTATCGCTGAGAAGAACCGCTACCATCTGTATGTTTCCCTGGCCTGCCCCTGGGCCCACCGCACGCTGATTGTCCGGCAGTTAAAAGGGCTGGAGTCGCTGGTTTCCGTTTCGGTGGTGCACCCGCTGATGCTGGAGCACGGCTGGACCTTCGCCACAGACTTCCCCGGCGCCACCGGCGACAGCCTCTACCACCTCGACTATCTGTATCAGATCTACCTGAAAGCCGATCCGCACTACAGTGGCCGGGTGACCGTACCGGTCCTGTGGGATAAGCAAAACCAGACCATTGTCAGCAATGAGTCTTCAGAAATTATCCGCATGTTTAATACCGCTTTTGATCATCTTGGCGCCCGCCCGGGGAATTTTTACCCCGGTGAATTGCGCGACCAGATTGATGAGTTAAACGGCTGGATCTATGACACGGTCAACAACGGGGTATACAAAGCCGGGTTCGCCACCACCCAGGAAGCCTACAGCGACGCGGTAAACCAGGTATTCCGCTCTCTGGAGCGGCTTGAAACGATCCTGTCCCATCGCCGTTACCTTACCGGCGATCAGCTCACCGAGGCGGACATCCGCCTGTGGACCACCCTGGTACGCTTTGACCCGGTCTACGTTACCCACTTTAAGTGTGACTGGCAGAGGATAAGCGACTATCCGAACCTGTATGGCTTCCTGCGCGACATTTACCAGATGCCCGGCATCGCCGGTACGGTGAATTTCGACCATATCCGCAACCACTATTTCCGCAGCCATAAAACCATCAACCCGACGGGGATTATCTCCATCGGACCGCGCCAGGATCTGACTGCCCCCCACGGGCGCGACCGGCAGTACGCCTGA
- a CDS encoding DoxX family protein — MKKFEDVGILIARILMPVLFIVAGWGKITAYSGTQQYMESMGVPGFFLPLTILLEFGGGLGILFGFLTRTTAIITALFTLLTAFLFHDNFADATNQIMFMKNLTIAGGYLLLFLTGPGRFSLDRVLNKNW; from the coding sequence ATGAAAAAATTCGAAGATGTTGGCATTCTGATCGCACGTATTCTGATGCCGGTACTGTTTATCGTGGCAGGCTGGGGCAAAATCACCGCTTATAGCGGCACCCAGCAATATATGGAATCCATGGGTGTTCCCGGGTTCTTCCTGCCCCTGACTATCCTGCTGGAGTTTGGCGGCGGACTGGGCATCCTGTTTGGTTTCCTGACCCGGACGACCGCTATCATTACCGCACTGTTTACGCTGCTGACTGCGTTTTTGTTCCACGATAACTTCGCAGACGCAACGAACCAGATTATGTTTATGAAAAACCTGACCATCGCCGGTGGCTACCTGCTGCTGTTCCTGACAGGCCCGGGCCGCTTCAGCCTGGACCGGGTACTGAACAAAAACTGGTAA
- the exuR gene encoding transcriptional regulator ExuR — protein MEITESRRLYQQLAAELKDRIESGSYPVGEKLPAERFIAEEKNVSRTVVREAIIMLEVEGYVEVRKGSGIHVISNLAKHHQPHNDAMEFANYGPFELLQARQLIESNIAEFAATQVTKQDIIKLLEIQDKARNEECFRDSEWDLQFHVQVALATQNTALAAIVEKMWTQRAHNPYWKKLHEHIDERTVDHWCEDHDRILKALIRKDPHAAKLAMWQHLENTKIMLFNETTDDFEFNADRYLFAENPVVHLDTAANSIK, from the coding sequence ATGGAAATCACGGAATCCCGCCGCCTGTACCAGCAACTCGCCGCTGAGCTTAAAGATCGTATTGAAAGCGGCAGCTACCCGGTGGGGGAAAAATTACCGGCAGAGCGTTTTATCGCTGAAGAGAAGAACGTCAGCCGTACGGTAGTTCGTGAAGCCATCATCATGCTGGAAGTGGAAGGCTATGTTGAGGTGCGCAAAGGCTCCGGTATCCACGTTATTTCAAACCTCGCAAAACACCACCAGCCCCATAACGACGCCATGGAGTTCGCCAACTACGGCCCCTTTGAGCTGTTACAGGCGCGCCAGTTAATCGAGAGCAATATCGCGGAGTTTGCCGCCACCCAGGTAACCAAGCAGGACATTATCAAACTGCTGGAAATCCAGGATAAAGCCCGGAACGAAGAGTGTTTTCGCGATTCCGAATGGGATCTGCAGTTCCATGTTCAGGTCGCACTGGCGACCCAGAACACGGCGCTGGCGGCCATTGTGGAAAAAATGTGGACCCAGCGCGCCCATAACCCGTACTGGAAAAAACTGCATGAGCACATCGATGAGCGCACAGTCGATCACTGGTGTGAAGATCATGACCGTATCCTCAAGGCCCTTATTCGCAAAGATCCCCATGCTGCGAAACTGGCGATGTGGCAGCACCTTGAGAACACCAAAATCATGCTGTTTAACGAAACCACCGACGATTTTGAATTCAACGCGGACCGCTACCTGTTTGCGGAGAATCCCGTTGTGCATCTGGACACCGCCGCGAACAGCATCAAGTAA
- a CDS encoding DUF1090 domain-containing protein, translating into MNYRTVFALALLTLTTTAQAMSLCSEKEQNIQREIGYAEKHNNQSRINGLKNALKEVQKNCTDEKLKSSHQKAIAQKRQEIAERKHDLAQARKSGDPAKIAKREQKLAEEEHELKTLMARDY; encoded by the coding sequence ATGAATTACCGCACAGTATTTGCTCTTGCGCTTCTCACACTGACCACCACCGCGCAGGCGATGTCACTTTGCAGTGAGAAAGAGCAGAACATTCAACGGGAAATTGGTTACGCGGAAAAACATAATAACCAGAGCCGGATAAACGGCCTGAAAAACGCACTGAAAGAAGTGCAAAAAAACTGTACAGATGAAAAACTAAAGTCCAGCCATCAGAAAGCGATCGCACAGAAGCGCCAGGAGATCGCCGAAAGAAAACACGACCTTGCCCAGGCCCGCAAGAGCGGCGATCCGGCAAAGATAGCAAAGCGAGAGCAGAAACTGGCTGAAGAAGAGCACGAACTGAAAACGTTAATGGCTCGTGATTACTGA
- a CDS encoding DUF883 family protein, giving the protein MSKDASEQLRAELKSLADTLEEVLSSSSEKSKDEVERLRDKAQRALKESRARLTETGDAIARQTREAATRADDYVHEKPWAGVGIGAAVGLVLGVLLTRR; this is encoded by the coding sequence ATGTCTAAAGATGCTTCAGAACAACTGCGTGCCGAGCTGAAATCGCTGGCAGACACCCTGGAAGAAGTGCTGAGCTCCTCCAGTGAAAAATCCAAAGATGAAGTGGAAAGGCTGCGCGACAAAGCGCAACGGGCCCTGAAAGAAAGCCGTGCCCGCCTGACCGAAACAGGCGACGCGATTGCCCGCCAGACCCGCGAGGCCGCCACCCGCGCCGATGACTATGTACATGAAAAACCCTGGGCCGGTGTCGGTATCGGTGCCGCAGTGGGCCTGGTGCTGGGTGTATTACTGACCCGCCGCTAA